A region of the Candidatus Eisenbacteria bacterium genome:
CATTCCAAGGCGCCCTTCCCCCGCGGGAACTCCGCCGGGCGGGCAAGGGTGGAAGGGCTTGTACGAGCGTGCCTCCCCGCTCGAAAGCCGGGAGTCTTGATGATGTCTCGATGCAACTCGTTGTTTCGCTTACTGTTCCGGTCGTTTCTCGTTTTCGCCTTGTCGGCCCTGGTCGCCGTGGCGATCAACGCGGGCCGCCCGGATTCGCTCCGCTGGGTCGCCGACGCGGAGTACGAGATCTTCGATGACTGCCCCGAGGGGGAAGATACCGCCTCGGCGGTCACGCTCGACGAGCTCGTCGAGAACCCGTCCTACTTCTTCGTCGTGGATTCGCGTTCCCCGGAGGACTACGCAGCCGGGCACATCGAGGGAGCGTTCTCCCTTCCGTACGATCCTCTCTTCTCGGTCGACGATAAGGAGATCGAGAAGATCCTGGTGGCGGCGGGGGAGAAAACGATCGTCGTGGTCGGCGATACCCTGACCGCGCGCCTCCTCGCGAACGACCTCACCTCGCAGGGGCTCGACTTCGTCCACTACCTCGAGGAGGACGGCGACTGGCGCGCTCTCCTCACGGACGGCTCCGAATAGCCATGGCGTTCGGCGAGCGGACACGGAGGGCGCTTGCGCTCGTCGGGATCCCGGTCCGCGTCTACCTCGGCGCGGTGTTCATCTCCGCGAGCCTCTACAAGATCCGCGTGCCGTACGAGTTCGCGCTGAACATCGCCACGTACCAGATCCTCCCCCTCTCTCTCGTCAACGTGACGGCGATCGTTCTCCCTTGGCTCGAGCTCGTCGCCGGCGTTCTCCTCATCGCCGGCTTCTGGACGAAAGAGAACGCGCTTCTCATCCTCGGGATGATGCTGGTGTTCACGATCGCGCTCACGATCGCGCTCGCCCGCGGGTACGAGATGACCTGCGGCTGCTTCGCCTCGCGCGAGGCGGCCGACGAGATCAGCGTCGGCACGCTCGTGCGCGATCTTTTCTGGATCGCTCTTGCTGCCTACACGCTCTTCCTCGACGACGGGCGCTACGGCTTGGACCGATTCCTCGGAAGGAGGAGGCAACATGCTTAGGAGAATCTCTCGCGCGGCCGCCTGG
Encoded here:
- a CDS encoding rhodanese-like domain-containing protein, with the protein product MMSRCNSLFRLLFRSFLVFALSALVAVAINAGRPDSLRWVADAEYEIFDDCPEGEDTASAVTLDELVENPSYFFVVDSRSPEDYAAGHIEGAFSLPYDPLFSVDDKEIEKILVAAGEKTIVVVGDTLTARLLANDLTSQGLDFVHYLEEDGDWRALLTDGSE
- a CDS encoding DoxX family membrane protein, encoding MAFGERTRRALALVGIPVRVYLGAVFISASLYKIRVPYEFALNIATYQILPLSLVNVTAIVLPWLELVAGVLLIAGFWTKENALLILGMMLVFTIALTIALARGYEMTCGCFASREAADEISVGTLVRDLFWIALAAYTLFLDDGRYGLDRFLGRRRQHA